One window from the genome of Leucoraja erinacea ecotype New England chromosome 16, Leri_hhj_1, whole genome shotgun sequence encodes:
- the LOC129704805 gene encoding serine/threonine-protein kinase SBK1-like, which produces MDTGDALGPEIFIEEMMALMVQTLAQMEVGDHYDVIRELGSGSYGSVQLVRHRVQGTLMALKLMEKRRTGVRGFLREYSTGLFLSPHPFITAAFGIAFQSRQHYGFVQEFAPVGSLFDLIQPLVGIPQTAAKRCGLQLSLALEHLHQRGLVHRDVKPDNVLLFDRECRCVKLTDFGLARREGLKLWPTSDQGHYSPPEITPGARNARVSKPEDAWAFGVLIYGLLTGNFPWERPTGLDSHFQAFEAWRTMPEGSTPPSQWAGLAPGACRMLKGLLAFNPEERSPVKAVRDHIRERWVLGASRECPKLG; this is translated from the exons ATGGACACCGGAGATGCGCTGGGGCCTGAGATCTTCATCGAGGAGATGATGGCCCTGATGGTGCAAACTCTTGCCCAGATGGAGGTGGGGGATCACTACGACGTGATCCGGGAGCTCGGATCCGGGAGTTACGGATCGGTGCAGCTCGTCAGACACAGGgtgcaag gCACCCTGATGGCCCTGAAGCTGATGGAGAAGCGTCGAACGGGAGTGAGGGGCTTCCTGCGGGAGTACAGCACcggcctcttcctctccccccaccccttcatcACCGCTGCCTTCGGCATTGCCTTCCAGTCACGGCAACACTACGGCTTTGTGCAGGAGTTCGCTCCCGTCGGCAGCCTGTTTGACCTGATCCAACCACTggtag GGATCCCGCAGACAGCAGCCAAACGCTGTGGCCTACAGCTCTCTCTGGCCCTGGAACATCTCCACCAGCGTGGCCTAGTCCACCGAGACGTCAAGCCAGACAACGTGCTCCTCTTTGACCGCGAGTGCCGGTGCGTCAAGCTCACCGACTTCGGCCTGGCGCGCCGCGAGGGCCTCAAGCTGTGGCCTACTTCCGACCAGGGCCATTACTCCCCTCCAGAGATCACCCCGGGCGCGAGGAATGCCAGGGTCTCCAAGCCTGAGGATGCCTGGGCATTTGGTGTGCTGATTTATGGCCTACTGACAGGAAACTTCCCCTGGGAGAGGCCTACGGGCCTCGACTCACACTTCCAGGCCTTTGAAGCCTGGCGAACTATGCCGGAGGGCTCCACACCGCCTTCGCAGTGGGCCGGCCTGGCTCCAGGGGCTTGCAGGATGCTGAAGGGCCTACTGGCCTTCAATCCGGAAGAGAGGTCCCCTGTAAAAGCGGTTCGAGACCACATCCGGGAGCGTTGGGTGCTAGGGGCCTCTCGTGAATGCCCAAAACTGGGATGA